Proteins encoded together in one Gemmatimonadota bacterium DH-78 window:
- a CDS encoding cation:dicarboxylase symporter family transporter, which translates to MTALAVVANLTVFALSLAWLLRRRRRGAAFSPTVLLALLLGGVLGAALQAGWGADSAVVARTLDWVGIVGGGYVRLLQMIVMPLVMIMILSSVTRLDDARALGRISGGVLSMLMLTTALSAAIGVGVARLFRLSADGLVRGVREVERGEVLTRRAADMAALDLPALLQSFIPANPFEELTGAHPTSIIAVVVFASLLGIAALALRREDPVLGRQVAEGVEVLHGLVMRLVRMVIRLTPYGVLALMVRVVARSSPADIAGLGRFVIASYVGLALILLMHAAFLALSGQNVRRHARAIWPVLTFAFSSRSSAAAIPLNVETQVDRLGVSPAVANFSAGFGATIGQNGCAGLYPAMLAVMIAPSVGIDPLAPAFVVPLLIVTTLGSFGIAGVGGGATIAALVVLSTMNLPVALAGLLISVEPLIDMGRTAINVSGSITAGTVTSRVLGLTDGSTADPGGAPPPGGTGAGDASAPAVA; encoded by the coding sequence ATGACCGCTCTCGCCGTTGTCGCCAACCTGACCGTGTTCGCCCTCTCCCTCGCCTGGCTCCTGCGACGGCGACGCCGCGGGGCGGCATTCTCGCCCACGGTGCTGCTCGCCCTCCTGCTGGGGGGCGTGCTCGGCGCCGCCCTGCAGGCGGGATGGGGGGCCGATTCGGCGGTGGTCGCCCGCACCCTCGACTGGGTCGGCATCGTGGGGGGAGGCTACGTGCGCCTGCTCCAGATGATCGTGATGCCCCTGGTCATGATCATGATCCTCTCGTCCGTCACGCGGCTCGACGACGCCCGCGCGCTGGGTCGCATCAGCGGGGGCGTGCTGTCGATGCTGATGCTGACCACCGCGCTGTCGGCGGCGATCGGGGTGGGGGTGGCCCGCCTCTTCCGGCTCTCCGCCGACGGACTGGTGCGGGGCGTGCGGGAGGTGGAGCGGGGCGAGGTGCTCACCCGGAGGGCCGCCGACATGGCCGCCCTCGACCTTCCGGCGCTGCTCCAGTCGTTCATTCCGGCCAATCCCTTCGAGGAACTCACCGGCGCGCATCCCACCTCGATCATCGCCGTGGTGGTGTTCGCATCGCTCCTCGGGATCGCGGCACTGGCACTGCGGCGAGAGGATCCGGTGCTCGGGCGACAGGTGGCCGAGGGGGTGGAGGTGCTGCACGGGCTCGTGATGCGTCTCGTGCGCATGGTGATCCGGCTCACCCCCTACGGCGTACTCGCACTGATGGTGCGGGTGGTGGCGCGATCGAGCCCGGCCGACATCGCGGGTCTCGGGCGCTTCGTCATCGCCTCGTACGTGGGGCTCGCACTGATCCTGCTGATGCACGCGGCCTTCCTCGCGCTCTCCGGGCAGAACGTGCGGCGCCACGCGCGGGCGATCTGGCCGGTGCTCACCTTCGCCTTCTCTTCCCGCTCCAGCGCCGCCGCGATCCCGCTCAACGTGGAGACGCAGGTCGATCGTCTGGGGGTCTCGCCCGCGGTGGCGAACTTCAGCGCCGGGTTCGGCGCCACCATCGGGCAGAACGGATGCGCCGGGCTCTACCCCGCGATGCTCGCCGTGATGATCGCACCGAGCGTCGGGATCGATCCGCTGGCGCCGGCGTTCGTCGTGCCCCTCCTGATCGTGACGACGCTCGGCTCGTTCGGGATCGCCGGAGTGGGGGGTGGAGCGACGATCGCCGCGCTGGTGGTGTTGTCGACGATGAACCTTCCGGTGGCCCTGGCCGGGCTTCTGATCTCGGTGGAACCGCTCATCGACATGGGGCGAACGGCCATCAACGTGAGCGGATCGATCACCGCCGGCACCGTGACGAGCCGCGTGCTCGGGCTCACCGACGGTTCGACGGCCGATCCGGGCGGCGCGCCGCCCCCCGGCGGAACGGGGGCCGGCGATGCGAGCGCGCCCGCGGTGGCCTGA
- a CDS encoding chlorite dismutase family protein, giving the protein MSDALLPPLALHGWYMLTQFVTLVPSDHGASDDDRTARLRGLADLLAGWSDLGDDGWSGLYGMVGGGSDYMLLHLRPDLDGLGEAERALRRHPSIHDVAVTGDYLSVVELGLYGHTLGLARRAEEEGVEPGTEAWQERVNELLADQVGRDYTRHRLYPRQPDAMPYVCFYPMNKRRNPGQNWYTRSLAERARLMQEHGRTGRSWAGKVSQIISGSVGLDDWEWAVTLFSGDPIHFKELVTQMRYDEVTSVYGEFGPFVVGRRVATDELAAELTG; this is encoded by the coding sequence ATGAGCGACGCTCTCCTTCCCCCGCTGGCCCTCCACGGCTGGTACATGCTCACGCAGTTCGTGACCCTCGTCCCCTCCGACCACGGCGCATCCGACGACGACCGCACCGCGCGGCTCCGGGGGCTGGCCGACCTGCTCGCCGGCTGGTCGGATCTGGGGGACGACGGCTGGAGCGGGCTCTACGGGATGGTGGGCGGAGGCAGCGACTACATGCTGCTGCACCTTCGCCCCGACCTCGACGGGCTCGGGGAGGCGGAGCGGGCCCTGCGGCGGCACCCCTCCATCCACGACGTGGCCGTGACCGGCGATTACCTGTCGGTGGTCGAGCTCGGGCTCTACGGCCACACCCTCGGCCTGGCGCGGCGCGCCGAAGAGGAGGGGGTCGAGCCGGGCACCGAGGCGTGGCAGGAGCGGGTGAACGAGCTGCTCGCCGACCAGGTCGGACGCGACTACACCCGGCACCGCCTGTATCCGCGCCAGCCCGACGCCATGCCCTACGTCTGCTTCTACCCGATGAACAAGCGCCGCAACCCGGGCCAGAACTGGTACACCCGGTCGCTGGCGGAGCGCGCGCGGCTCATGCAGGAGCACGGCAGGACCGGGCGCTCCTGGGCGGGCAAGGTGTCGCAGATCATCTCCGGGTCGGTCGGGCTCGACGACTGGGAGTGGGCCGTGACCCTGTTCTCCGGCGATCCGATCCACTTCAAGGAACTGGTCACCCAGATGCGCTACGACGAGGTGACGTCGGTGTACGGCGAGTTCGGTCCGTTCGTGGTGGGACGACGGGTGGCGACGGACGAGCTGGCGGCCGAACTCACCGGGTAG
- a CDS encoding ECF-type sigma factor yields the protein MSDPPHPLRERTTRLFEQADGDAPALAEVFGVVYDELRGMARARLAREPDGHTLQPTALVHEAWLKLVDATRVSSRGRAYFFAAAARAMRQVLVDHARRVSSLKRGGGFALETLDEGSGAVTTSAIELLDLHDALERLSARSPRAAQVVECRYFGGLSVEETAEALDVSPRTVKSDWALARAWLHRELEER from the coding sequence ATGTCCGACCCCCCGCACCCGCTCCGAGAGCGCACGACCCGGCTCTTCGAACAGGCCGATGGCGATGCCCCCGCCCTCGCCGAGGTGTTCGGAGTGGTCTACGACGAGTTGCGTGGGATGGCGCGGGCCCGACTGGCACGGGAGCCCGACGGGCACACCCTGCAGCCCACGGCCCTCGTGCACGAGGCCTGGCTGAAGCTGGTGGACGCCACCCGCGTGTCGAGCCGGGGCCGAGCGTACTTCTTCGCTGCGGCGGCCCGCGCGATGCGGCAGGTTCTGGTCGACCATGCGCGACGGGTCTCGTCGCTCAAGCGGGGCGGTGGCTTCGCACTCGAGACCCTCGACGAGGGGTCGGGAGCCGTGACCACCTCGGCGATCGAGCTGCTCGACCTGCACGACGCGCTGGAGCGCCTCTCGGCGCGCTCGCCACGCGCGGCGCAGGTGGTGGAGTGTCGCTACTTCGGCGGACTCTCCGTGGAGGAAACCGCCGAGGCACTCGACGTGTCGCCGCGCACGGTCAAGTCGGACTGGGCGCTGGCCCGCGCCTGGCTTCATCGCGAGCTGGAGGAGCGATGA
- a CDS encoding TrkA family potassium uptake protein yields MPHSVHSRLVASSRVRRRGRLARRLRAGWTHLAALVREFRGPLIGFVLATVVGGMIYGELHAFARGAEAAIPVFDRPYTILQLMLLEAPEDVPPEWYLALFWYAMPALFLVLVGLGAADFLDLFFNREDDRDRWSEALAMTFRHHTVVLGAGGVGLRVVRDLHDMGMDVVVIDLQPEPEAEEALGRLGTPIVQGDARLASTLERAGLPGADVFVACTGDDRINLEAAMKVREVNPSVRLVARVWDRGIGDQMARFGLADEVLSAADLSAPAFAGAALGMEITQTVEVKGQEYSTLKLTASSDSFLVRSTVGEIERAEHLEIVLVGHEGAMTVDPEPEVRIAPGDDVVVFARHDRILEVVARNRRGAAG; encoded by the coding sequence GTGCCCCATTCCGTTCACAGCCGTCTCGTCGCCTCGTCGCGGGTGCGCCGGCGCGGTCGCCTCGCCCGGCGGCTGCGCGCGGGATGGACCCATCTGGCGGCGCTCGTGCGCGAGTTTCGCGGGCCGCTGATCGGCTTCGTGCTCGCCACGGTGGTGGGCGGCATGATCTACGGCGAACTGCACGCCTTCGCGCGCGGAGCCGAGGCCGCGATTCCGGTGTTCGACCGGCCGTACACCATCCTGCAGCTCATGCTGCTCGAGGCCCCCGAAGACGTGCCGCCCGAGTGGTACCTCGCGCTCTTCTGGTACGCGATGCCCGCGCTCTTCCTCGTGCTCGTGGGTCTCGGTGCCGCCGACTTCCTCGATCTCTTCTTCAACCGGGAGGACGACCGTGACCGGTGGTCCGAAGCCCTCGCCATGACCTTCCGCCACCACACCGTCGTGCTCGGCGCGGGAGGGGTGGGACTCCGCGTGGTCCGAGACCTCCACGACATGGGCATGGACGTGGTCGTGATCGACCTCCAGCCGGAGCCCGAAGCGGAGGAGGCGCTCGGTCGTCTGGGGACTCCGATCGTGCAGGGCGACGCCCGGCTCGCGAGCACGCTGGAGCGCGCGGGCCTTCCCGGCGCCGACGTTTTCGTGGCCTGCACGGGAGACGATCGCATCAACCTCGAGGCGGCGATGAAGGTGCGCGAGGTGAACCCCTCGGTGCGGCTGGTCGCACGGGTGTGGGATCGCGGCATCGGCGACCAGATGGCCCGCTTCGGTCTGGCCGACGAGGTGCTGAGCGCCGCGGACCTGTCGGCGCCCGCCTTCGCGGGAGCCGCGCTCGGCATGGAGATCACCCAGACGGTGGAGGTGAAGGGCCAGGAGTACTCCACCCTCAAGCTCACGGCGTCGTCCGACTCGTTCCTGGTACGGTCGACCGTGGGTGAGATCGAGCGTGCCGAGCATCTCGAGATCGTGCTCGTGGGGCACGAGGGGGCCATGACGGTCGACCCCGAACCCGAGGTGCGCATCGCGCCGGGCGACGACGTCGTCGTGTTCGCCCGTCACGACCGCATTCTCGAGGTCGTGGCCCGCAACCGGAGGGGAGCGGCGGGGTGA
- a CDS encoding VOC family protein, which produces MTAGVAPPGHRLPPKVRVGPVRLQVTDLARSLDYYEAVLGLRRLSVEGPVARLAPHGTERPLVVLEERPDTRPVGTRGRLGLYHFAILLPSRRDLGAFLQHLIDLGVDPGASDHSVSEALYLRDPDGLGIEVYRDRPRSEWSVAGRELQMHTAPLDGRGVLAAGSADRWHGMPEGTVMGHVHLHVADLEEAEHFYHAALGLDKMVWSYPGALFLSAGGYHHHLGLNTWAGAVPPASELDARLLEWTLGVPSGTAVAAVARSLEGAGYEVAREGHAILTRDPSGTPLRVTALG; this is translated from the coding sequence GTGACGGCGGGCGTCGCCCCCCCGGGGCACCGACTGCCGCCGAAGGTGCGGGTGGGACCGGTGCGACTGCAGGTGACCGATCTCGCCCGCTCGCTCGACTACTACGAGGCGGTGCTGGGGCTGCGTCGTCTGTCGGTGGAAGGGCCTGTCGCACGGCTCGCTCCCCACGGCACGGAACGCCCTCTGGTGGTGCTCGAAGAGCGCCCCGACACCCGCCCCGTCGGCACGCGGGGGCGGCTCGGTCTCTACCACTTCGCGATCCTGTTGCCGAGCCGCCGCGACCTCGGCGCCTTCCTCCAGCACCTGATCGATCTCGGGGTGGACCCCGGGGCGTCGGATCACTCGGTGAGCGAGGCGCTCTACCTGCGCGACCCCGATGGCCTGGGGATCGAGGTGTACCGCGATCGCCCCCGCTCCGAATGGTCGGTGGCGGGACGCGAACTCCAGATGCACACGGCGCCGCTGGATGGGCGGGGCGTGCTCGCCGCAGGATCCGCCGACCGCTGGCACGGCATGCCGGAGGGTACCGTGATGGGACACGTGCACCTGCATGTGGCCGATCTCGAGGAAGCCGAGCACTTCTATCACGCCGCCCTCGGCCTCGACAAGATGGTGTGGAGCTACCCCGGCGCCCTCTTCCTGTCGGCCGGCGGCTACCACCACCACCTCGGTCTGAACACGTGGGCCGGTGCCGTGCCCCCCGCGAGCGAACTCGACGCGCGACTGCTCGAGTGGACGCTGGGGGTGCCGAGCGGGACGGCGGTGGCCGCGGTGGCCCGCAGCCTCGAGGGGGCGGGCTACGAGGTGGCGCGCGAGGGCCACGCGATCCTCACTCGCGATCCATCGGGGACTCCGTTGCGGGTGACGGCCCTCGGCTGA
- a CDS encoding DUF2695 domain-containing protein has translation MRRTHRPSPLTLHQLEELVDHVATQLESRPCDHTTRHAEAWCRARGLNVRATLNWLKTRGGWCDCEVWLNVL, from the coding sequence ATGCGTCGCACTCATCGCCCGAGCCCGCTCACCCTGCACCAGCTCGAGGAGCTGGTCGACCACGTGGCCACGCAGCTCGAAAGCCGGCCCTGCGACCACACGACCCGCCACGCCGAAGCCTGGTGCCGAGCCCGGGGACTGAACGTCCGGGCGACGTTGAATTGGCTGAAGACCCGGGGCGGATGGTGCGACTGCGAGGTGTGGCTCAACGTGCTGTAG
- a CDS encoding 6-bladed beta-propeller yields MTPYRAPALLLAVVLHACGGDAPGSAEADTGLDAPDRIVEVAPEPVYEVGGFESPDWAAFGNIVSTAFDGRGHLYVLDGQANTVTEIDAAGAFVRTIGRPGEGPGELSSPFSMTVTDRGEVAIFDLGHRGWVVYGADGEFRHNVQVDLGEVGIPGGSLSAFAGGGVVGPITGRMRINTGDASDDEDDALAAITRPIALFGLEEGDSARVIYRAWDLPPAPEGEQQSMSMEGGGAIQLRMPVLRAFEPGLYAAATPDGRLAVVDSTGYRVKIVAADGTVASVLERPIAPTEVTPRIQELEKERRAEEMAARQGGGMTVMVSGSGSASGGRVDNDAVRRMMEGRLESMIFAEEIPVIEAMSVDPFGRVWVQRSSGEPGVPGPTDLLTIDGRYLGTMSPDGPRIPEAFGPDGLIVREVTDEFDVPTLIVERMPADIG; encoded by the coding sequence ATGACTCCCTACCGCGCCCCAGCCCTGCTTCTCGCCGTCGTCCTCCACGCCTGCGGCGGTGACGCCCCGGGCTCCGCCGAGGCCGACACCGGGCTCGACGCTCCGGATCGAATCGTGGAGGTCGCGCCGGAGCCGGTGTACGAGGTGGGGGGCTTCGAGTCGCCCGACTGGGCGGCCTTCGGAAACATCGTCTCCACCGCCTTCGACGGGCGGGGGCATCTCTATGTGCTCGACGGACAGGCCAACACCGTGACGGAGATCGACGCCGCGGGCGCCTTCGTGCGCACGATCGGCCGCCCCGGCGAGGGTCCGGGCGAGCTCTCCAGCCCGTTCTCCATGACGGTCACCGATCGGGGCGAGGTGGCCATCTTCGATCTGGGGCACCGGGGCTGGGTGGTGTACGGCGCGGACGGCGAGTTCCGGCACAACGTGCAGGTCGACCTGGGGGAGGTGGGCATCCCCGGCGGCTCGCTCAGTGCCTTCGCCGGGGGCGGCGTGGTGGGCCCGATCACGGGTCGCATGCGCATCAACACCGGCGACGCGTCGGACGACGAGGACGACGCGCTCGCGGCGATCACGCGGCCGATCGCGCTCTTCGGGCTGGAGGAGGGGGACTCCGCGCGGGTGATCTACCGAGCCTGGGATCTGCCCCCCGCGCCCGAAGGCGAGCAGCAGAGCATGTCGATGGAGGGCGGGGGAGCCATTCAGCTGCGGATGCCGGTGCTGCGCGCCTTCGAGCCGGGACTGTACGCCGCGGCCACCCCCGACGGTCGGCTCGCCGTGGTCGACTCCACCGGCTACCGGGTGAAGATCGTCGCCGCCGACGGCACCGTGGCGAGCGTGCTCGAGCGCCCGATCGCCCCCACCGAGGTCACCCCGCGCATTCAGGAGCTGGAGAAGGAGCGGCGGGCCGAGGAGATGGCCGCCCGCCAGGGTGGAGGCATGACGGTCATGGTCTCGGGAAGCGGTAGCGCGAGCGGGGGGCGCGTCGACAACGACGCGGTCCGCCGGATGATGGAGGGGCGGCTGGAGTCGATGATCTTCGCCGAGGAGATCCCGGTGATCGAGGCGATGTCGGTCGATCCCTTCGGCCGGGTGTGGGTGCAGCGCAGTTCCGGCGAGCCGGGGGTGCCGGGGCCCACGGATCTCCTCACGATCGACGGCCGCTACCTGGGCACCATGTCGCCCGACGGTCCGCGGATTCCCGAGGCCTTCGGCCCCGACGGGCTGATCGTCCGCGAGGTGACCGACGAGTTCGACGTGCCCACGCTGATCGTGGAGCGGATGCCGGCCGACATCGGGTAG
- the queG gene encoding tRNA epoxyqueuosine(34) reductase QueG, giving the protein MSDAPHDAAGHARGEALRTLAARIEAKGRELGFDRVRIADAVPSDHGAFLDRWLEEGRHGEMGYLARPDAVERRRDPRRSLDGARSVIVVTHPYGSGGPQSESPDVGLIARYARGRDYHRVVKGRLRELLRWLDAEAGRLGVAERVEGRGHVDTGPLLERELARRAGIGWFGRNTMMIDPGRGSYFVLGALLVDLALPPDPPFTADRCGSCRACLDACPTGALLGRDESGAPVIDATRCISYLTIELRGSIPEELRPAIGNRVFGCDICQEVCPWNERFPAAHPEPAYAARGPGQRPPGVEAVPGEAEGPDRGAILDPLHPGTADPPLVELLAMALDPGAWESFSRGSSIRRAGRAGFARNVCVALGNRLAAVEGPAPEAIALLRRAADDPDPIVREHARWALERAGPGATAR; this is encoded by the coding sequence GTGAGCGACGCCCCCCACGACGCGGCCGGCCACGCACGCGGTGAGGCACTGCGGACCCTCGCGGCGCGAATCGAGGCGAAGGGCCGCGAACTCGGCTTCGACCGGGTGCGCATCGCCGACGCGGTACCCTCCGACCACGGCGCCTTTCTCGACCGCTGGCTCGAGGAGGGGCGCCACGGTGAGATGGGGTACCTGGCCCGCCCCGATGCGGTGGAGCGCCGCCGTGACCCGCGTCGCTCCCTCGACGGGGCGCGCTCCGTGATCGTGGTCACGCACCCCTATGGGAGTGGAGGCCCGCAGTCGGAGTCTCCCGACGTCGGCCTGATCGCCCGCTACGCCCGGGGGCGCGACTACCACCGGGTGGTGAAGGGCCGTCTGCGCGAGCTGCTCCGGTGGCTCGACGCGGAGGCCGGACGGCTCGGGGTGGCGGAGCGGGTGGAGGGGCGTGGTCACGTGGACACGGGTCCCCTGCTCGAACGCGAACTGGCGCGCCGCGCCGGCATCGGTTGGTTCGGGCGCAACACCATGATGATCGACCCCGGGCGAGGGTCGTACTTCGTATTGGGCGCCCTGCTCGTCGACCTGGCCCTGCCTCCGGACCCACCCTTCACCGCGGATCGATGCGGCAGTTGCCGGGCCTGCCTCGACGCCTGCCCCACCGGTGCCCTGCTCGGTCGCGACGAGAGCGGCGCCCCGGTCATCGACGCCACGCGCTGCATCTCCTATCTCACGATCGAGTTGCGCGGGTCGATTCCCGAGGAGTTGCGCCCGGCCATCGGCAATCGGGTCTTCGGCTGCGACATCTGCCAGGAGGTGTGCCCCTGGAACGAGCGGTTCCCCGCCGCTCACCCGGAGCCGGCCTACGCCGCGCGCGGGCCCGGCCAGCGCCCGCCGGGGGTGGAGGCGGTGCCCGGAGAGGCGGAGGGGCCCGACCGGGGGGCGATTCTCGATCCGCTGCATCCCGGTACCGCCGATCCCCCGCTCGTGGAGCTCCTCGCGATGGCGCTCGACCCCGGCGCATGGGAGTCGTTCTCCCGCGGCTCGTCGATCCGTCGCGCCGGGCGTGCGGGCTTCGCGCGCAACGTCTGCGTGGCCCTGGGCAACCGCCTCGCCGCGGTCGAGGGGCCCGCTCCCGAGGCGATCGCCCTGCTCCGCCGCGCCGCGGACGATCCCGATCCGATCGTGCGAGAGCATGCGAGGTGGGCGCTGGAGCGTGCGGGGCCCGGCGCTACAGCACGTTGA
- a CDS encoding protein kinase, protein MTAPFERVEAVFARAVDLDPGAAEAMLRDLENSEPTVAAEVRDLLAAHRKLTESDFLDAPATALLSSFAEEEDSGPGEGDSIGRYRVEARIGSGGMGQVYRAHDPRLDRTVAIKVLSPWMAADDGAVRRFVREARAASGLDHPHIATVHEVDTTARGRPYIVMAHHPGPTLEAHLAERGALDVASARRIGAEIAGALAAAHAAGIVHRDVKPANVLLTPRGVRVVDFGIAWSDAAGLTRTLLAAGTLPYMSPEQTRGSEAAASTDVWSLGVVLYEMLAGRRPFRGRDEALVQQIRADDPEPAGALRPDLPPDLVDLVSRCLDRDPTRRPSASSVAAALGAEPGSPPSLGAEPGSPPSFGRGREGRRRSRGWAGVAGAVVLAAAVAGVMRLAPADAGTEARSVALLPFEPLDGDEAELYTRGIQDDLQTRLSGVPGLQVTSPATAEALVARGASAGAAGAADELGVRWVVEGSVGTLGDQLRVNVRLVDPIRGRQQWGRSYLRALTPEGLFTVEEEILSDLASRLGVPATTAASGGAPPDDLGSYRLYVEGRTYLARRTEVGLRRAVDAFQAALAQSPDFAPAWAGLADALVIQGAYGYGERAELLPRARDAAERALAIRPDLAEAHASLGLVIESLDHDGPAALEAYRRATALQPSYLAAHQWTAGLLISLGRLADARAPLQRAIALDPASPSTRVALARWYQYSDSLGPALEHTRAALNVEPGMPSATMLQGELLREAGRLDEAREVLERALELPGINPAGFPGVWVELSIVHRTLGDSLRADQLLEALGSPLHPFVEASVQTSLGDTDRALTLLESIPPVLDFSHIIRYHPVFDGLRGDPRMGRILDAYDTAWGLPAAPRGVGGDQDEGQDTAGL, encoded by the coding sequence ATGACGGCTCCCTTCGAGCGGGTGGAGGCGGTGTTCGCCCGGGCGGTCGACCTCGACCCGGGCGCGGCCGAGGCGATGTTGCGCGATCTGGAGAACTCCGAGCCGACGGTGGCGGCGGAGGTGCGCGACCTCCTCGCTGCGCACCGGAAACTGACCGAGAGCGACTTCCTCGACGCCCCGGCCACCGCTCTGCTCTCGTCGTTCGCGGAAGAGGAGGACTCCGGGCCGGGCGAGGGCGACAGCATCGGCCGATACCGGGTGGAGGCGCGGATCGGCAGCGGGGGCATGGGCCAGGTGTATCGGGCGCACGACCCCCGGCTCGACCGCACGGTGGCCATCAAGGTGCTCTCCCCCTGGATGGCGGCCGACGACGGGGCGGTGCGGCGCTTCGTGCGGGAGGCGCGGGCGGCCTCGGGGTTGGACCACCCGCACATCGCCACGGTCCACGAGGTCGACACCACCGCCCGGGGGCGTCCGTACATCGTGATGGCCCACCATCCGGGGCCGACGCTGGAGGCGCATCTCGCCGAGCGCGGGGCGCTCGACGTGGCGTCGGCCCGGCGGATCGGCGCGGAGATCGCAGGGGCGCTGGCCGCCGCGCACGCCGCCGGCATCGTCCACCGCGACGTGAAGCCCGCGAACGTGCTCCTCACCCCCCGGGGGGTGCGCGTGGTCGATTTCGGCATCGCCTGGTCGGATGCCGCGGGCCTCACCCGAACCCTGCTCGCAGCGGGCACCCTTCCCTACATGAGCCCCGAGCAGACGCGGGGGAGCGAGGCCGCCGCGTCGACCGATGTCTGGTCGCTCGGCGTGGTGCTCTACGAGATGCTGGCGGGGCGTCGCCCCTTCCGGGGCCGCGACGAAGCGCTCGTCCAGCAGATCCGTGCCGACGACCCCGAGCCCGCCGGCGCGCTGCGGCCCGACCTGCCGCCCGACCTGGTCGACCTGGTGAGCCGCTGCCTCGACCGCGACCCCACCCGGCGTCCGTCCGCCTCGTCGGTGGCGGCGGCCCTCGGGGCGGAGCCCGGCAGCCCGCCGTCCCTCGGGGCGGAGCCCGGCAGCCCGCCCTCCTTCGGGCGCGGCCGCGAGGGCCGCCGCCGATCGCGAGGGTGGGCGGGGGTGGCCGGCGCCGTGGTACTCGCCGCTGCGGTGGCCGGGGTGATGCGCCTCGCCCCGGCCGACGCCGGCACCGAGGCTCGCTCCGTCGCCCTGCTCCCCTTCGAACCGCTCGACGGCGACGAGGCGGAGCTGTACACGCGAGGCATTCAGGACGACCTCCAGACCCGCCTGTCGGGCGTGCCCGGACTGCAGGTCACCTCACCGGCCACCGCCGAGGCGCTGGTGGCGCGGGGCGCATCCGCCGGAGCCGCCGGAGCCGCCGACGAGCTGGGTGTGCGATGGGTGGTGGAGGGCAGCGTCGGTACGCTCGGCGACCAGCTGCGCGTGAACGTGCGTCTGGTCGACCCGATCCGCGGCCGTCAGCAGTGGGGCCGCAGCTATCTGCGCGCCCTCACCCCGGAGGGTCTCTTCACGGTGGAGGAGGAGATCCTCTCCGATCTCGCGAGTCGACTCGGCGTGCCGGCCACGACCGCCGCGTCGGGCGGCGCACCGCCCGACGACCTCGGCAGCTACCGGCTCTACGTGGAGGGCCGTACCTACCTGGCCCGCCGGACCGAGGTCGGATTGCGCCGAGCCGTGGACGCCTTCCAGGCCGCCCTCGCGCAGAGCCCGGACTTCGCGCCGGCGTGGGCCGGGCTGGCCGATGCCCTGGTGATCCAGGGCGCGTACGGATACGGCGAGCGGGCGGAGCTGCTGCCCCGGGCGCGCGACGCGGCGGAACGGGCGCTGGCCATCCGGCCCGACCTCGCCGAGGCGCACGCATCGCTCGGGCTGGTGATCGAGAGCCTCGACCACGACGGACCCGCCGCCCTCGAAGCGTACCGTCGGGCGACCGCGCTCCAACCCTCGTATCTCGCGGCGCACCAGTGGACGGCGGGGCTGCTGATCTCGCTCGGTCGACTCGCCGATGCGCGGGCCCCGCTGCAGCGCGCGATCGCCCTGGACCCGGCCTCGCCCTCCACGCGGGTCGCGCTGGCCCGCTGGTACCAGTACTCCGACAGCCTGGGCCCTGCCCTCGAGCATACGCGGGCCGCCCTGAACGTGGAGCCCGGCATGCCGAGCGCGACCATGCTCCAGGGGGAGCTGCTGCGCGAAGCCGGTCGCCTCGACGAGGCGCGGGAGGTGCTGGAGCGCGCCCTGGAACTGCCGGGCATCAATCCCGCGGGCTTCCCGGGCGTCTGGGTCGAGCTGAGCATCGTCCACCGCACCCTGGGCGACTCTCTTCGAGCCGACCAGCTGCTGGAGGCGCTCGGGAGTCCCCTGCATCCCTTCGTGGAGGCATCGGTCCAGACCTCACTGGGCGACACCGACCGGGCGCTCACTCTGCTCGAGTCGATCCCGCCGGTGCTCGACTTCTCGCACATCATCCGCTACCACCCGGTGTTCGACGGGCTCCGCGGCGACCCCCGCATGGGCCGAATTCTCGACGCGTACGACACCGCGTGGGGCCTGCCCGCCGCCCCACGCGGAGTCGGCGGCGATCAGGACGAGGGGCAGGACACGGCGGGGTTGTAG
- a CDS encoding DUF6252 family protein has product MRAFLQAAFVAVGMSLSLVGCGDEEPTGPGALSGSMTASVDGQAWSAIQVSAGRSGADVIGLGGTSAAQTTISLSFTAAGPGTYAIPQTGMNFNFAEFAGGALWQALGIGQLGAVGSGSVTITTLSATRIVGTFHFRAPPAGGNPATADKVVTQGAFDIPIASN; this is encoded by the coding sequence ATGCGTGCGTTTCTCCAGGCGGCGTTCGTCGCCGTCGGCATGTCGTTGTCGTTGGTCGGTTGCGGGGACGAAGAACCCACCGGTCCGGGAGCGCTCTCCGGATCGATGACCGCTTCGGTCGACGGCCAGGCGTGGTCGGCGATCCAGGTGAGCGCCGGTCGCAGCGGTGCGGACGTGATCGGGCTGGGCGGCACCTCGGCGGCGCAGACCACGATCTCGCTGTCCTTCACCGCCGCCGGCCCGGGGACCTACGCGATTCCGCAGACGGGAATGAACTTCAACTTCGCCGAGTTCGCCGGCGGCGCACTCTGGCAGGCACTCGGGATCGGACAGTTGGGCGCCGTCGGGTCGGGGTCGGTGACCATCACCACCCTGAGCGCGACCCGCATCGTCGGCACCTTTCATTTTCGGGCACCTCCGGCCGGCGGCAATCCGGCCACCGCCGACAAGGTGGTCACCCAGGGCGCATTCGACATCCCGATCGCTTCGAACTGA